From the genome of Pseudomonadota bacterium:
CCTGGCGCCCGCTGGCGGCGTTGGGACCTCCTCGAATATGCGCTGCACCGCATCGAAATGAACCGCAGTCTTCGTCGGTCCGCCTTGCCAGCGAGCCCCACTGCAGGCCCCAACCAACCAGGATTCCTGTGGCGAGGCACTAGGTAGGCAGCGGTGTTCCCTCGCTCTGCACTTCCCAAGAGTCCGCAGGCTCGGTCTTGGCTGTGCGAAAGCCCCGGACGGCGTAGTGAAGTACCCAGAAGAAGCCGACCATAGGCACGACCAGCGAGGTTTGGATATCGCCGCTGAGGTCCGCGACGTAACCCATGATAGGTGGAAAGAAGGCTCCGCCGACGATCGCCATGATCATGAAGGAAGAGCCCAGCTTGGTGAGAGGGCCCAGGTCTCTAACGCCCAAGGCGAATACCGTGGGCCACATGATCGACATGAAGAACGTCGTCAGCCACAGTGCCCAGATTGCCGTCCAGCCGGGTGCTGCCATGGCGACCGCCAGCAGCACTATGTTGGCGATGGCGTAGCCGCCCAACAGCCGGTTGGGCGCGATCTTCTGCATGATGAAACCGCCGGAAAAGCGTCCGATCATCAAAGCGATGAATCCGAAGGAAAGCAGTTGCCCGGCCGCTTTTTCGGTAGTATCGGGACTAAGATCTTTGGTGAAATCGATGAAGAACGACCAGATGCAAACCTGTGTTCCCACGTAGAAAAACTGAGTCAGAGCAGCCAGCATGAGATGCCGGTGCTTGAACAGGTCGCGAATACGAGCCTTCTTGTCGTCGGTCGAGTCGCCGCCCGCTTCCGTGATCTTCGGGAACTTGGAGGACGCGATTAGCGCGAAGATGACCGCGATGCAGCTAGCCAGCCAGAGATAAGGCTGCTGTACTGTCTTGGCTTCTGCGCTGCGCCAGGCTTCGAGGTCCGCGCTGGACATGGCCGCGATCTCATCGGGCGTGTATTCGATCCCGGAGAAGATGAAGATGCTACCCAGGAAGGGCCCCACAAAGGCTCCGATGCCGTAGAAAGACTGCGCGATATTCAGGCGCGCCGGACCCGTACGCGGATCGCCCATGACCGAAACGTAGGGGTTGGCAGCGGTTTCCAAGAAGGCCAGGCCGAAAGCAATGATGTACAGGGCCGCCAGAAAGACCCCGAACACACGCATGCCCGCGGCTGGATAGAACATGAGCGCGCCACCGCAGTAGAGGGTCAAGCCGATCAGGATTCCGTTCTTGTAGCCAAAGCGCTTCATGGCCAGCCCGGCAGGAATCGCGCCGAAAAAATAGCCACAGTAGAAGGCTGTTTGAATAAAGGCCGCTTGCCCGCGTGACAGTTCCAGGGCTTTCTGGAACTGTCGAATCAGGATGTCGTTGAGCTGCGCCGCGAGCGCCCAGGAGAAGAACAGCGTGGTTACCAGCAGAAAGGGCAACACGTACTTCTTCTCGAGGAGGGTCGGTCTGTCTGCCTTCGACGAAGTCCCATCCATCTTCATTCCTCATGCACTTGCGTCATGCGCTGCGTCCTTCACGTCGGTCGGCTCCAACCGAACGACCTTCCCCGGCGCGGGTCCGCGGCGAAAACGTTTTCGAGAGGCTGTATTTGTATGCGAACACAGCTCGTTGTCAAGGCGGGTAGCGTGCCGGCTTCGTGCCGGCTAAGACGTAAGCTGCGAGCGCGCCCCCTACACGGCCGCAGCCGATCGAGTTATTCTTGGATGGGCCCTTGTGTCCATGGGAGCTTTGACCATGTCGCTGTCCTCAAGCCGGTTGCACCGCGGTTTTCTTGGTCCGACCTTGATTGCAGCGGTGGCTGCGTTGCCCGTTGCCGGGTGCAGTGCAAGAGGCGGCGCTGAAGCGACAGGCGTTGGGGGGCGCGCGGGTAGCGTTGTAGCGGGCGGCCGAGCCGGGGGGACGGCGGGCACCGTGGCTGGTGCAGGGGGAGGGGTTGCCGGGACGCTCGCGGGTGGTCGAGGTGGTGGCGGTGGCCCGGGTGGTGGTGGCTTCGGCGCGGGCGGCATGAGCGGCCGCGGCGGAGCCGGCGGTGTAGGGGGCGCGAGCGGTCTGAGCGGTCGTGGTGGCGTGGGCGGCCAGGCGGGTTGGGGGGGTAGGGGCGGTACCGGCGGCTCCGGCGGTCTCGGAGGCCAAGCCGGGATTCCCGGCCTTGGCGGGCTTCCCGGTGGGCTGGGAGGCCTGCCGGGCGGCTTGGGAGGCCTGCCGGGCGGGATTGGCGGTGTCCCGGGCGGTGGGCCTTGCCCGGCCCCCGCGAGCTGCCAGCCGATCGTTGCGGGCATCCGCGTGTGCGTCGTACCGCCGGCCTCGGGCCCCCCAACCTGCAATACGCCCGAGTGCACGACGATCGCCGGCCGTTGTATCTCGCTGAACGCTCAGCGGTGGTGCGTGCGCCTCTGCAACTAGTACCGCTTGCCAGGGACTATGATGGATTCCCGCCGGCTCTGACGGCCGCTGGCGGTGTTGCACCTCCTCGAATACGCGCTGCACAGCATCGAAATGATCCGCAGTCATCGTCGGTGCGCCTTGCCAGCGACCGACAGCCCTCGGCGCCAATCGATCACAATCCCTGGCAAGCGGTACCGGTACTGGCGGATGCCGGGACCCGAATCCGAATCCCGGAGCCCGTGTCCGAGCCATGTCGGAACCCGACCAGGTCCGATCTCCGCCTGATCTCCGCCTCCGCATCCGAGCCCTCGGCCTCCGCCTCCGCATGGGCCCTCGTCCTGCTACGATCGACGAGCGCATGTCGGAAGCCTGGCCTCGCACCATCGTGCACGCGGACATGGACGCGTTTTATGCCGCCATCGAGCAGCTCGACCGGCCCGAGCTCCGTGGCCGTCCGATCCTGGTTGGCCACCCTGGCAAGCGCGGCGTCGTGACTACGGCCAGCTACGAAGCGAGACCGTTCGGCGTGGGCAGTGCGATGCCGATGGCCCTGGCGCGCCGCCGCTGTCCCCAGGCAGTGGTCGTGGCCCCGAGATTCTCCCGCTATGCACAGGTTTCCTCGCAAGTAATGGAGGTGTTTCGGTCCTTTTCCCCCGAAGTCGAACCGTTGAGCCTCGATGAGGCCTTCATGGATCTAACCGGTGCCCACGGCTTGTTCGGGGACGCGCAACAGATCGGCTCTGACCTCAAACGCAAGGTCCATGCTGCCACGGGTTTGCGGGTGTCGGTGGGGATCGCGGCGACCAAATACGTTGCCAAGGTCGCAAGCGATGTGAACAAGCCCGACGGCCTGACCGTCGTGCCTCCCTCGCAAACCAGACCGTTCCTCGATCCCTTGCCGGTGAGTCGGCTTTGGGGCGTGGGCAAGAAGATGCTGCCGCGCATCCATGCGCTGGGACTGCGCACGATCGCGGACGTGGCCGATGCCGACCGCGCGTACCTGGCGCGCGAGCTGGGTGCGCTGGGCGTGCATATCCATGCGCTTGCGCATGGTCGCGATCCGCGTCCCGTGGTTTCCGAACGCGGGCACAAGAGCATCGGCCACGAGGAGACGCTCGAACAAGACGTCCAGGGGGCGGAAGCCACCAAGCCCCTGCTGCTGCGAGCCGCCGATCGGATCGCCGCGCGCTTGCGCGAGCAAGGCGTGCTTGCACGGGGAGTCAGGGTCAAGCTCAAGACTGCGAGCTTCCGGCTCATGACTCGACAACGAAGCACGGGGCGAGCTACCGATTCGGCGGGCCCGCTGTACCGTGCCGCGCTCAGCCTGCTGCCGGAGTTCGAATGGGACGAGCCGATGCGCCTGGTCGGCATGGCAGCGTTCCAGCTTGTGTCGGGCTCCAAGCCGGAACAGCTCGATCTGTTCGCGCGAAACGATGGGCAGCGAAGGCAGCGTCTCGACCGCGCCCTGGACGAGCTCCGCGGGCGTTTCGGCCATGGCGTGATCCGGCCGGCGGGAGAGGACCGCTAGCTACATGCTGGTGCAGAAGTGGGGGAGATTTTTCGGTGATTTCAGCGCAAGCATCCCGTGGGGTGCACCTGGTTGGCTCGGCTGACCTCGTGTAGTTGAAGGGGTATGGGCTGCACACCCCGTTCCGGTTGGAGTCGTGGGCCGAGCTGCGGTGCTCTACTTTGCACCCTGCTCGACGAGCTGCTCCCGCATCGCCGCCCCACTGCCTCCGATTTCACTCTGCCTCCGATTTCACTCCGGACGTGGCCGTTAGGCTGGCACCGACGCAATGGGCGGGCCGAACAACTGCTGCGACCAGTACATACACTGCACGCAGCGGCGGCTTGGGTCTTGGCTTTTTCATCCGGGCATGGTGCCCGGCACCTATCCAGTCGCCGCTATTCAACTCATGCGGCTACGCGCGGCCGTCCACCCCGGCCAGAGGGGCACTTCTGACAAGCACACCCGGGTCATTTCCCGCAAGCGTCTACGGCCTTGACGCAGGCCGTTTGGCCGCAACGGGGGCAAGGGCTAGGACCGCCGTCCTGTCGCTCCATCCTCTCCTGCACCACAGAGCGCAGCGTCTGCACATGGTCGGCGTGGCCGTGCTCTTCCACGGCTTCCTCGGCCTCCAGCATCTTGCGTCCGCTTAGCCGAGACGCGCGGCGACGCGCCAGCTCCTGTGCCAGCTCATCGTCCGTTACGTCGTCCAGATTCGTAGGGGGTTGCTTTGAGCCACTCATCCTGTCTGTAGATCATAGCTCCGCAGCCCCCCGCAAGACCCCTCGGACCGGACCGCCCCCACCAGGATCACTCCCGAGACCCTCAAACCGGTCGTGCACCCGCCCCGCTCTTGACCCGTGCCCAATCGCACGAGGTCGCTGTATGCTGTCACGTTATGACAGTGGTGTCGTACCACCGACGGGAGGAGACCACCTGTCTGCGCTCCGACAGACACGCCCGTCATCATGGCATCTTCCCGCTTCGACCCCGCCACCCGTCCTCGGTTGCGCTATGAAGTTGGACATACCCCGTTCGCCAAGTCGGCCCGCGCTGCGAAGCAGCTTGCAGTGTGCGGCTCGACCCAGGAGATCGTCTTCATGAATATCAAGTGGATAGAGGTAGAGCGCTACAAGGGGTACAAGAGATCGACACGGCTTGATGTTCGACCCTTCACCGTTCTGGTGGGACGCAACAACGCGGGCAAGAGTGCGCTGGCGCGGGTGATACCACTTCTTGCCGCTGCGCTCGACGAACGAGCGACCTCAGCAGAGCCGCTGCCATTGGCGGGATGTGGCGTGGAGCATGGAAACACATTTCAGGATCTGGTGAACGCACGAGCGATCCACGGGAGCGTGCGCATTGCGGCCGGATGGGATTGTGGCGGGGAGACGACAACACTCGATGTGAGGGTCCAATCGGTGGTCGCGGGACCGGGCAGTGACCCGGAGCAAGTGATAACGAACTGGTCGCTTCGGCACGGCGCCCGAAGCGTCGAGCTGGTGCGTTGTGATGTGGATCCGGCCCGGCGCGACTACGCACGACGCGTCGACGATCACGAAACGTCCCCCATTTCAATCGATTGGCGCGGGCTCCGCCCGGTGAATGCCGAGGCCGTTCCGGGGCATCTGGCGAGCGTGTGGAATCAGGCACGAGAGTGGGCACGGGGTGTCCGCTATCTCCGATCACCGCGAAGTGTCCAGCCATCACCTTTCAGAGCTATGAGGGCGAAGGCCATAGAGTTCA
Proteins encoded in this window:
- the fucP gene encoding L-fucose:H+ symporter permease, which produces MDGTSSKADRPTLLEKKYVLPFLLVTTLFFSWALAAQLNDILIRQFQKALELSRGQAAFIQTAFYCGYFFGAIPAGLAMKRFGYKNGILIGLTLYCGGALMFYPAAGMRVFGVFLAALYIIAFGLAFLETAANPYVSVMGDPRTGPARLNIAQSFYGIGAFVGPFLGSIFIFSGIEYTPDEIAAMSSADLEAWRSAEAKTVQQPYLWLASCIAVIFALIASSKFPKITEAGGDSTDDKKARIRDLFKHRHLMLAALTQFFYVGTQVCIWSFFIDFTKDLSPDTTEKAAGQLLSFGFIALMIGRFSGGFIMQKIAPNRLLGGYAIANIVLLAVAMAAPGWTAIWALWLTTFFMSIMWPTVFALGVRDLGPLTKLGSSFMIMAIVGGAFFPPIMGYVADLSGDIQTSLVVPMVGFFWVLHYAVRGFRTAKTEPADSWEVQSEGTPLPT
- the dinB gene encoding DNA polymerase IV yields the protein MSEAWPRTIVHADMDAFYAAIEQLDRPELRGRPILVGHPGKRGVVTTASYEARPFGVGSAMPMALARRRCPQAVVVAPRFSRYAQVSSQVMEVFRSFSPEVEPLSLDEAFMDLTGAHGLFGDAQQIGSDLKRKVHAATGLRVSVGIAATKYVAKVASDVNKPDGLTVVPPSQTRPFLDPLPVSRLWGVGKKMLPRIHALGLRTIADVADADRAYLARELGALGVHIHALAHGRDPRPVVSERGHKSIGHEETLEQDVQGAEATKPLLLRAADRIAARLREQGVLARGVRVKLKTASFRLMTRQRSTGRATDSAGPLYRAALSLLPEFEWDEPMRLVGMAAFQLVSGSKPEQLDLFARNDGQRRQRLDRALDELRGRFGHGVIRPAGEDR